The genomic segment GTCGTCACCGGTCTCATCAAGGCCAACGTCCCGTCGCGGCTCGCGTTCGCCGTGACGAGCGTCACCGACAGTCGCGTGATCCTCGACGCGCCGGGCGCGGACAAGCTCATCGGTCAGGGCGACGCCCTGTTCTCGCCCATGGGGTCCTCGAAGCCCTTCCGCCTGCAGGGCGCGTGGGTCGAGGAGAGCGAGATCGACGCCGTGGTCAAGCACGTGACGGCTCAGGCGCGGCCGGAATACCGCCCGGACGTCCAGGAGGCGCTGGATCCGGCGAAGAAGAAGGAGGTCGACGAGGACATCGGTGACGATCTCGAGGTGCTGCTGGCGGCCGCCGAGCTCGTCGTCTCCTCGCAGTTCGGTTCCACCTCGATGCTGCAGCGCAAGCTGCGGGTCGGCTTCGCGAAGGCCGGACGCCTCATGGACCTGCTCGAATCGCGCGAGATCGTCGGACCATCGGAGGGCTCGAAGGCCCGTGACGTGCTGGTGACCGCCGAACAACTCCCGGCCGTGATGGCCAAGCTCCGCGGCGAGGATGTTCCGGCCGCCCCGGCACCGTCCGCTGCACCGGCGGCAGCCGCTCATGCCGCACCTCCGGCGTCGGTCGACTACGGCCGCGACCCGATCGAGGCGCAGTTCGACGGGCTCCCCGTTGTCGACGACGGTGAGGGCGACGAAGACGCCTGGGGCCTGACGGGACGCGACTGATGGCGATTCCTCGGCAGCTGCCCAACGCGATCACGATCGCCCGCATTCCGCTCGCGGTCGTCTTCTTCATCCTCCTCCTGCTGGGCGGAACCCACGGTCTCGACGACATCGTGATCCGGTGGGTCGCCGGCGCGCTGTTCGTGTTGGCGATCTCGACGGACTGGGTCGACGGATACCTCGCTCGCCGTTATGACATCGTCAGCGACTTCGGCAAGCTCTGGGATCCGATCGCCGACAAGCTCCTCACCGGCGCCGGATTCGTCGGGCTCGCCATCCTCGGTGAGTGGCCGTGGTGGGTCGTCATCATCATCCTGCTGCGCGAGTGGGGGATCACCGTCCACCGGTTCATGGTCGCGAGCGATCACATCGTCGCCGCCGCATGGATGGGCAAGGTGAAGACCGCGTTCCAGGCCGTCGCCCTCGGCTGGTGGTTGCTGCCGCTGCATGAGCTCATCGGCATGGACTGGTGGACCGGCATCGGCCTCGTCCTCATGTACGCGACCCTCGTCCTCACGGTCGCGAGCGGCATCGATTACGTCGTGTCCCAGGTCCGGGGCGCGCGGGCCGAACGGCGATGAGCACGGCAGCCGAGTTGGTCGCCGCGCTCGCCTCGCGGGGTTGGACTCTCGGGGTCGCGGAGTCGTTGACCGGCGGCGCACTGACGGCGGCTGTGGTGTCCGTGCCGGGAGCCTCGCAGGTCCTGCTCGGCGGAGTCGTCGCATACGCCACACCGGTGAAGCACTCGGTACTCGGCGTGGACGCTGCGCTTCTGGAGGCCCGCGGTCCCGTGGATCCGGACGTCGCCACGCAGATGGCCGACGGTGTGCGCGCCGCCGTCGCGGTCGACGAACGCCCGGCCGATGTGGGACTGTCCACGACGGGCATCGCCGGCCCGGACTCCCCGGACGGGCAGCCGGTCGGCACCGTGCACATCGGTGTCGCCACGCCTGCGGGGACGCGGACGCGCGCCTACCTCTTCCAGGGAGACCGGTCGGCCGTGCGGGCGCAGTCGGTGGATGCTGCGATCGAGCTCGCGCTCTCTGTGCTCGGGGAATAGGGGCAGGTGCGCCCGCGTTGTCATCTTTGTGTCGTTCTCAACGAAACCACAGCGTAAGACGGTAGCGTTTCCGGTGTCGTGTCGCGTTAGACTGGCGATCCGTTCGGAGGAGACTTCGATCTGGGGAATGGAGAGGAGGTTCCGATGATTCTTGTACGACAGGAAATCGGCGATGTGCTGAGGAACTTCCGCCTGCAGAAGGGTCGCACTCTCCGGCAGGTCGCGAGTAAAGCGTCGGTGGCGCTCGGATACCTCAGCGAAGTCGAGCGTGGCCAGAAGGAGGCCTCCAGCGAGATCCTCGCTTCGGTGGCCGAGGCACTCGATGTCCCCATCTCCCGGATCATGCGCGAGGTCGGTGACCGCATCTCTGTGCTCGAGGGCATGCAGGTGTTCCCCGATGTGGTGCCGGACGATCTCGTCGCCTCGGTCGAGCCCGAGCTCTCGCTGCACTGACGCGCCCTACGGCTGACAGCGGATGCGACGCAGTGAGTTCCTTCGCGCCGTCGAAGATGAGTTCGGACCCCGTGCCATCGCATTGATGGACGATCTCGTGCTGTCCGCCGTCGGCGGTCGGACTGCATCCGAGGCCCTCCGGTCAGGCGTGCCGCCGCGCGACATCTGGACTGCGCTGTGTGAGGAGACGGACGTGCCGGCGGAGCGCCGTTACGGTGTCGGCCGCCTGGAACCTCGTCGCCACTGAAGGCCCTGCCGTCGCGACGCGCGGGCGGCGTGTCGTCGAATATGTGTTCGAAAAGGGCGTATCGTTCTGCACAAGTGGTTTCGAGTGTCTGTCATCCACGGTTCGTCGCGTCTCTGATCCGATGTCGGAGGCCCCTCGTACGGTGATTCCAGGCATACAAGCCATACGCCTTGTCGGAGAGATCGCCCAGCCGGAGCGACCGCGACAGCCTACAGGCGGCACCACGCGAACACATGAGGAGCACGTCATGCCATCAACCGCAGACCGCGAGAAGTCTCTGGAATCAGCTCTCGCTCAGATCGACCGCCAGTTCGGAAAGGGCTCGGTCATGCGGCTGGGCAGTGACGAGCGCGCCCCCGTCGCCGTCGTCCCGACCGGTTCGATCGCGCTGGACGTCGCCCTCGGAGTCGGTGGACTCCCGCGTGGACGCATCGTCGAGATCTACGGTCCTGAGTCCTCGGGTAAGACGACCCTGACTCTCCACGCGATCGCCAACGCCCAGAAGGCGGGCGGTATCGCCGCGTTCATCGATGCGGAGCACGCGCTCGATCCCGAGTACGCGAAGAAGCTCGGCGTCGACATCGATGCGCTGCTGGTGTCGCAGCCCGACACCGGAGAGCAGGCGCTCGAGATCGCCGACATGCTGGTGCGTTCCGGTGCCATCGACCTCATCGTCATCGACTCGGTGGCAGCGCTCGTTCCCCGTGCGGAGATCGAGGGCGAGATGGGCGACTCCCACGTCGGCCTCCAGGCTCGACTGATGTCGCAGGCACTGCGCAAGCTGACCGGTGGACTTAATCAGACGAACACCACGATGATCTTCATCAACCAGCTGCGCGAGAAGATCGGAGTGTTCTTCGGCTCGCCCGAGACGACGGCCGGAGGTAAGGCACTGAAGTTCTACGCCTCGGTCCGCATGGACATCCGTCGTATCGAGACGCTCAAGGACGGCACCGACGCGGTGGGAAACCGTACGCGCGTCAAGGTCGTGAAGAACAAGATGGCGCCGCCGTTCAAGCAGGCGGAGTTCGACATCCTCTACGGCGTCGGAATCTCCCGCGAGGGCAGCCTGATCGACTTCGGCGTGGAGCACGGCATCGTCAAGAAGTCCGGCTCGTGGTACACCTACGACGGCGACCAGCTCGGGCAGGGCAAGGAGAACGCCCGCAACTTCCTGATCAAGAATCCCGACATCGCGCTGACGATCGAGACGCAGATCAAGCAGAAGCTCGGGATCGGGGGCGCAGGTCCCGAGGGCGTCGGAGCACCGGCCGCCGACGAGCTGGCACAGCGCCGTCCGGCCTGATGACTGTGCAGCGCCCTCCGATCGGTGGAGTGAGCCATGAGTGACGGGGGCGAGGACCGCCTCGCTCCCGTCATCCCGCTGTTCGGTGGCAAGGTCGCACGCGCGTCCGACCTTGCCACCGACGGCGCAAGTGATCATGACCGTCCGGCTGCGCCGCACGCAGTGGGGTCGAGCGGCCGTGGGCGAGAGCAGTCGCGTCGAAAGGACGCGCCGGCAGCTGATGCTTCGGGAAGCTTCGACCCCGACGAAGCCGTCGCGCAGGCCGAGGAGGCGCTCGTGCGGAAGCTCAGGGCGCGTTCGCTCTCCATCTCGGAGGCTCGACAGGTTCTGCGCGAGAAGCATCTCGACGCGGCTGCCGTCGACGACGTCATCGACCGATTCTGTGAGCGCGGATACCTGGACGATGGGCTGCTCGCGGAGCATCTCGTCATCTCCGGGGTCGAGCGCAAAGGTCAGGGCCGCGTGGCCCTCTCGCGGTCCCTTGCGCAGCGGGGGATTCCCCGTGACGTGATCGATGCCGCGCTCGGAGATCTGCCGGATGATGATGCCGAACGCGCATTGGAGTTCGCCAGGACGAAGGCGCGGTCACTGTCACGACTCGACTTCGACACGGCGTTGCGGCGGCTCGTCGGTCAGCTCGCTCGACGCGGCTACGGCGGCTCCGTCGCCATGACGGCGGCGCGGACGGCGCTCACGGAAGCCTCTCTCGGCGGTCCGAGCAGCGTGCGGTTCGTCGACTCGGAATGATCGGCGGCAACCGCTCGTAGAATGGAAGGCATCATGACTATTCCGCGCAGCGAACCGACGATGATCTCCGCGTCGCCGGCGGCCGTCGACGTCGACGGACGCCACCGAACGTACGAAGTGCGTACCTTCGGATGCCAGATGAACGTGCACGACTCCGAGCGCCTGTCCGGCTCCCTCGAGAGTGCGGGCTATGTGCGGGCGGATGCCGGCACCGAGGCCGATGTCGTCATCATCAACACCTGCGCGGTCCGCGACAACGCCGCAGGGAAGCTCTACGGCACGCTCGGACATCTCGCATCGGTCAAGCGCCGCAAGGAGGGCATGCAGATCGCCGTCGGCGGCTGCCTCGCGCAGATGGACAAGGACGCCGTGCTCGACAAGGCGCCGTGGGTCGATGTGGTCTTCGGAACGCACAACATGGGCTCCCTCCCCGGGCTGCTCGAGCGCGCGAAGCACAACGGTGATGCGGAGCTCGAGATCCTCGAGTCCCTCGAAGTCTTCCCCTCGACGCTCCCGACCAAGCGGGACTCCGCGCACAGCGGCTGGGTGTCGATCTCCGTCGGCTGCAACAACACCTGCACGTTCTGCATCGTCCCGAGCCTTCGAGGCAAGGAGAAGGACCGTCGTCCCGGCGACATCCTCAACGAGATCCGCCTGCTCGTCGAAGACGGCGCGATCGAGGTCACCCTCCTCGGACAGAACGTGAACTCCTACGGCGTCGAGTTCGGCGATCGACAGGCGTTCGGCAAACTGCTGCGCGCGGCAGGCCAGATCGAGGGCCTCGAGCGCATCCGTTTCACCAGCCCGCACCCCGCAGCGTTCACCGACGACGTCATCGACGCGATGGCCGAGACGCCGTCCGTCATGCCTCAGCTGCACATGCCGCTGCAGTCCGGCAGCGACCGCATCCTTCGCGCGATGCGCCGCTCGTACCGCAGCGACCGCTTCCTCGGGATCCTCGACCGCGTGCGTGCACGCATGCCGCACGCCGCGATCTCCACGGACATCATCGTCGGCTTCCCCGGGGAGACCGACGAGGACTTCGAAGACACGATGCGCGTCGTGGAACAGGCTCGGTTCGCGAACGCGTTCACCTTCCAGTACTCCATCCGCGAGGGAACCCCGGCCGCCACGATGGAGGACCAGGTCCCGAAGGCCGTCGTGCAGGAGCGCTACAACCGTCTGATCGCTCTGCAGGAGCGGATCTCGCTGGAGGAGAACCAGAAGCAGGTCGGCCGCGAGGTCGAGGTCCTCGTCTCCGTCGGCGAGGGCAAGAAGGACGTCGAGACGCACCGGCTCACCGGCCGCGCAGAGGACAACCGCCTCGTGCACTTCGAGGTCACCGAGGGCTCGGAGATCCCGCGTCCCGGCGATGTCGTCCGCGTGACGATCACTCACGGCGCTCCGTTCCACCTGCTCGCCGACGACCCCACCGGCGAACCCCTGCGCATCCGCCGCACACGCGGCGGTGACGCGTGGGATCGGGCCCAGGCGGAGTCGTGCGGTGTACCCGCTCCGGCCGGAGCAGCCGGAGCGCCCCGTGCCGTCTCCCTGGGTCTTCCCACCCTGCGCGTCGGTGTCTGACACTCGGCTCTGGGCCATCGTCGGTGCGACCGGCACCGGCAAGAGCGACTTCGCTCTCCGGCTCGCCGAGCACCTCCGTGCTGCCGGAAATCCGGCGGAGATCGTCAACGCCGACGCGATGCAGCTGTACCGCGGCATGGACATCGGTACGGCAAAGCTCCCGGTCGCTGAGCGGCGAGGCATCCCGCACCACATGCTCGACGTCCGCGATGTCATGGAGGAAGCGGCCGTCGCCTGGTACCAGCCGTTGGCACGAGCGGCGATCGCCGACATCCACGCGCGCGGGGGAGACGCGATCCTCGTCGGTGGGTCGGGACTCTACGTCTCGAGCGTGATCTTCGACTTCCGGTTCCCGCCGCGCGACGCCGCCGTGCGCGAGAGGCTCGAAGCCGACCTCGAAGCGCTCGGTGCGCCGACGATGTACGCGCGCCTGCGCGAGAAGGACGCCGTCACGGCCGCGCGTGTGGACCCGAAGAACGGGCGACGAGTCATCCGCGCCCTGGAGGTCCTCGAGCAGGGCGCGCAGAACCATGGCGCCGCTCTCCCCGACGCGCCGAAAGCGTGGCATCCGCTCACGCGCATCCTCGGCGTGCACGTCGATCGAACCGCGCTCGTCGACCGCCTCGATGAGCGGGTGCGCCGCATGTGGGACCAGGGGATGCTCGAAGAGGTCTCCCGGCTGCGCGACGCAGGCCTCGAACGGGGAATCACCGCCTCGCGGGCGATCGGCTACGCACAGGCGCTGGCGCAGTTGAACGGCAGCATGACCGAGGATGCCGCGATCGCGGAGACGCAGGCGCTCACACGCCGATACGCGCGGCGTCAGGTGTCCTGGTTCAAGCGGTACCCGGGACTCGAATGGATCGCGCCGGACGCGGATCCCCACGAGTGGGTGTGATGTCCGATGCGGGTGGGAAGATCTGCGCATGGCAACCCACTACTTCACGGCATCCAGCCTCGACGGATTCATCGCGACTCCTGATCACTCGCTCGACTGGCTCCTGAAGCAGGACGTCGACCCGGATGGGCCGATGGCGTACCAGCTGTTCGAGAAGACGATCGGCGCGCTGGCGATGGGCGCGTCCACCTACCAGTGGGTGCTCGACCACGAGGAGGCGCGCTGGCCCTACGGCCGCCCGGTCTGGGTGTTCACCCACCGCGACCTCCCCGTACCGGATGGGGCGAATGTGCGCCTGACCAGGTCGCCGATTCGCGAGGTCCACGCGGCGATGGCCGCGGCGGCCGACGGTGCCGACCTCTGGGTCGTCGGCGGAGGGGACCTCGCGGGACAGTTCGCCGACGAGGACTTGCTCGACGAGGTGTGGGTGCAGTTCGCGCCGGTGACGCTCGGCGGGGGTGCGCCGCTCCTCCCGCGCGCTCTCGATCTCGAACTCGTCGACGTCGCGCGCAACAGGGACTTCCTCTGCGGTCGTTATCGCGTGTCGCGCCTGACCCCGAATGCGAAGTAGGCGGCCGGTCCGATCCAGTTCACGAGGATGACCGGGATCCACGCCGGCTTCGGTCCGCGCAGTTCGTCGGGTCCACGGCGAGCGAGGTCCCAGAACGCCAGAACGGCGAACGCGACCTGCACGATGCCGACCACTGCGAGAGCGGCCTTGCCCGCGGGGCTCATCT from the Microbacterium ginsengiterrae genome contains:
- the pgsA gene encoding CDP-diacylglycerol--glycerol-3-phosphate 3-phosphatidyltransferase — translated: MAIPRQLPNAITIARIPLAVVFFILLLLGGTHGLDDIVIRWVAGALFVLAISTDWVDGYLARRYDIVSDFGKLWDPIADKLLTGAGFVGLAILGEWPWWVVIIILLREWGITVHRFMVASDHIVAAAWMGKVKTAFQAVALGWWLLPLHELIGMDWWTGIGLVLMYATLVLTVASGIDYVVSQVRGARAERR
- a CDS encoding CinA family protein, yielding MSTAAELVAALASRGWTLGVAESLTGGALTAAVVSVPGASQVLLGGVVAYATPVKHSVLGVDAALLEARGPVDPDVATQMADGVRAAVAVDERPADVGLSTTGIAGPDSPDGQPVGTVHIGVATPAGTRTRAYLFQGDRSAVRAQSVDAAIELALSVLGE
- a CDS encoding helix-turn-helix domain-containing protein, translated to MILVRQEIGDVLRNFRLQKGRTLRQVASKASVALGYLSEVERGQKEASSEILASVAEALDVPISRIMREVGDRISVLEGMQVFPDVVPDDLVASVEPELSLH
- a CDS encoding DUF3046 domain-containing protein; this encodes MRRSEFLRAVEDEFGPRAIALMDDLVLSAVGGRTASEALRSGVPPRDIWTALCEETDVPAERRYGVGRLEPRRH
- the recA gene encoding recombinase RecA — encoded protein: MPSTADREKSLESALAQIDRQFGKGSVMRLGSDERAPVAVVPTGSIALDVALGVGGLPRGRIVEIYGPESSGKTTLTLHAIANAQKAGGIAAFIDAEHALDPEYAKKLGVDIDALLVSQPDTGEQALEIADMLVRSGAIDLIVIDSVAALVPRAEIEGEMGDSHVGLQARLMSQALRKLTGGLNQTNTTMIFINQLREKIGVFFGSPETTAGGKALKFYASVRMDIRRIETLKDGTDAVGNRTRVKVVKNKMAPPFKQAEFDILYGVGISREGSLIDFGVEHGIVKKSGSWYTYDGDQLGQGKENARNFLIKNPDIALTIETQIKQKLGIGGAGPEGVGAPAADELAQRRPA
- a CDS encoding regulatory protein RecX, which gives rise to MSDGGEDRLAPVIPLFGGKVARASDLATDGASDHDRPAAPHAVGSSGRGREQSRRKDAPAADASGSFDPDEAVAQAEEALVRKLRARSLSISEARQVLREKHLDAAAVDDVIDRFCERGYLDDGLLAEHLVISGVERKGQGRVALSRSLAQRGIPRDVIDAALGDLPDDDAERALEFARTKARSLSRLDFDTALRRLVGQLARRGYGGSVAMTAARTALTEASLGGPSSVRFVDSE
- the miaB gene encoding tRNA (N6-isopentenyl adenosine(37)-C2)-methylthiotransferase MiaB, with product MTIPRSEPTMISASPAAVDVDGRHRTYEVRTFGCQMNVHDSERLSGSLESAGYVRADAGTEADVVIINTCAVRDNAAGKLYGTLGHLASVKRRKEGMQIAVGGCLAQMDKDAVLDKAPWVDVVFGTHNMGSLPGLLERAKHNGDAELEILESLEVFPSTLPTKRDSAHSGWVSISVGCNNTCTFCIVPSLRGKEKDRRPGDILNEIRLLVEDGAIEVTLLGQNVNSYGVEFGDRQAFGKLLRAAGQIEGLERIRFTSPHPAAFTDDVIDAMAETPSVMPQLHMPLQSGSDRILRAMRRSYRSDRFLGILDRVRARMPHAAISTDIIVGFPGETDEDFEDTMRVVEQARFANAFTFQYSIREGTPAATMEDQVPKAVVQERYNRLIALQERISLEENQKQVGREVEVLVSVGEGKKDVETHRLTGRAEDNRLVHFEVTEGSEIPRPGDVVRVTITHGAPFHLLADDPTGEPLRIRRTRGGDAWDRAQAESCGVPAPAGAAGAPRAVSLGLPTLRVGV
- the miaA gene encoding tRNA (adenosine(37)-N6)-dimethylallyltransferase MiaA; protein product: MSDTRLWAIVGATGTGKSDFALRLAEHLRAAGNPAEIVNADAMQLYRGMDIGTAKLPVAERRGIPHHMLDVRDVMEEAAVAWYQPLARAAIADIHARGGDAILVGGSGLYVSSVIFDFRFPPRDAAVRERLEADLEALGAPTMYARLREKDAVTAARVDPKNGRRVIRALEVLEQGAQNHGAALPDAPKAWHPLTRILGVHVDRTALVDRLDERVRRMWDQGMLEEVSRLRDAGLERGITASRAIGYAQALAQLNGSMTEDAAIAETQALTRRYARRQVSWFKRYPGLEWIAPDADPHEWV
- a CDS encoding dihydrofolate reductase family protein yields the protein MATHYFTASSLDGFIATPDHSLDWLLKQDVDPDGPMAYQLFEKTIGALAMGASTYQWVLDHEEARWPYGRPVWVFTHRDLPVPDGANVRLTRSPIREVHAAMAAAADGADLWVVGGGDLAGQFADEDLLDEVWVQFAPVTLGGGAPLLPRALDLELVDVARNRDFLCGRYRVSRLTPNAK
- a CDS encoding PLDc N-terminal domain-containing protein, with protein sequence MGRKKDISKMSPAGKAALAVVGIVQVAFAVLAFWDLARRGPDELRGPKPAWIPVILVNWIGPAAYFAFGVRRDTR